One Aphidius gifuensis isolate YNYX2018 linkage group LG3, ASM1490517v1, whole genome shotgun sequence DNA window includes the following coding sequences:
- the LOC122851675 gene encoding chondroitin sulfate proteoglycan 4 — MGLLMLLAATAVLLGYCQTDEKVSLFGASYIHFPVQEAKGSTDISFRFRTHLADAILILAAGKTDYCLIKLEAGRLKVHINLGAGESEIAGPKGLTLNDLNWHEINLTRREANMTLKIDVIHTTRILLPGRFFVLNILYGVYIGGRGDFNELFLGHTEYMRGCMADILYNGANVIEYTKLRKVNSEATSVTWGCSGEFDATEKSEISFIEEGAFISIPKQIPRSGSRWEFELKTISESGLLLYNAGQASHADYLGIELIDSKIRLLMNKGNGATEILHKMYVSDGKWHKIIIEFNPNFIGITIDENSEKLNLPSGGNRYLDLADILYIGGTELNKRARAIGKGLKSGDHSFIGCIKNMLLDNNEIGLPNVKISQGIVVGCIWTYPCYNIKPCIETSTCTQLGVHSFQCICDQPHCVKTGYVEPSNINVSLALNLEIVAVKSIVVPEGEHTLVTTNNIAMVLDIAKYGMNENGVIFTMVEQPKHGKITLDSTTTTTSSFTLHDIYSNKVQYIHDGSENEEDFMILEVKLTVEIGFTLPEYLQSRLRFPLSVNVTPVNDPPILEIPTTKVLRLAQGTRKILNKELVWTVDPDTSNDMLIYTVLRADTDAGHVEKLNHSSSRIEKFTQAELSQGLISYVHHGSAKPNAMLGLQVNDGNENSKKTFLRITAYPLQIKLKHNTGIVVVHRSFSYLTPFNLSFATNSDDTSILILYTIIVQPQYGILEVLNSSTNTWSSVEQFTNHNIELKQIKYLHTIGSPTNDIFKFQASVRELKTQQIFDFKISFIDMELKEINNKKIEFTNTNEIIITNDNIKYQTNPLLTSTNMIEYKMLNNPKYGIIYNKNKILNNNDILTQHDIDNGSIKYRLYKRAYSKIDDEINFLINAPQCQSLTATLTIEYLTGKNTRVILDTIESLEVDEGSKVPLNIAKINPKDFQVNDVIYNITELPKHGWFILQSNNNKTTTTFTYNELMNKSIYYIHDDSETTNDTFSYVGISNDNSNNDFMYVGKFNITINLKNDNPPIRSGITIFDVVINGERIITNNELNYIDHDTGTNTNDIIYTVSHITNGNIYNNLNEKIDKFTQKDINERKIIFKHNGDVNGQFEFDISDGLFKHNDFLEIHASKPYIKFHESNATIVQFNNTVILNINDFNIDTNIDINYNDIIYNITSQPKQGKIIMKNNNECYTFTRNDLLNKLILYKHLGGSLTKDEFRIRININGIYSETRIMIKVYPKCYWETLIIKNNNIIFVEEATSVLINKRSLEILHPKISPTEITYLIRELPKNGYLEMQNINDGHNINNNEEIKDDYEINQIRHFDQSVINEGRLYYVQSVANQTNDNFIIDVTNGITWIRGIVINFIIIPDKLYIESDNISVIEGNSILLNRKKFHVITTYYNDKLSDYKIIEKPKHGYIIDVNKNNNNIKKFTQKQLDNNCIMYKHNGDEFLYDFMKIIAIAGDKSSQPIDIWINIQQINDELPVIIKNNNIKVWQGGNVVITNDNLLAIDNDTLPNDLLYNISIIKNGYLSLKKFPSIEIYNFTQKQINDLSIIFTHTNGTDAVIFFTLYDGIHTITGNNITIDTIPIKLKIIENNLLNIFPLTRKIIVDKILLTTCTDNSRNVFYIIRRSPNLGKIIMETNEGTWHEVDRFTQKDLNESKVTYEHTKQFMDLSTNDSFVFDVETYFAETIKNQIFRIDVSVSSGGLGRYIVSSPIHVEEGGSTEISMNISGIIGYLRTKTGIENPSVITTLTNQPKHGHVMLMPDLNITKFSQSQIEDKKIAYYHDHSDSIDDHIDLSLYLIPGYIMLCNTSIQIIISPINDQPFKLVTKSPFITVVQNQSQTITRNDLLTIDPDTTPDELIYDMISGTTAGHLLLLSIEQNSSEVRQVNKFSQLDVDSNRLIYEHSGSSQAASFYFRVSDGRFTPVYTLFNVHVIPIKLNVTTPSSLTLQQGINMAILTEDNIKLDTNARQEHVIYTLTKLPKYGTLYVKNLEATTFKHTDLLSKIVVYVQTDMSSSNDSLILSSRISDYIINDIKIIIKVIPLMLIRQMTVFSGEKNQLNLKYMDATPLAEATSSNPIYYITTKSRYCKIKRILRNSGEKRSTREREISRFSHSEIITGVIFIVCKRIPINDIDGLNDNFEFNLSGSIYQPANGIFNIKIKIDPDINNNTLEGPMDPVGHEGEMSIAPNMSQDYIILLSMLFGLFILSILVVITIKCRRKKYKNTTTNNNINNNNNNMLNKQNEMTPTIGVIPLPRPPDHLMPTTPHLKRFVNDHMDMTSSTPLPTHSTMTTSTLPQCKVIPLNQIESVASSDADVSARYPYGVADNDDWSSFDTADLPCSQNTVRRTNPLLRRNQYWV; from the exons gtCACACTGAATATATGAGAGGTTGTATGGCTGATATATTGTACAATGGTGCAAATGTTATTGAATATACTAAATTGAGAAAAGTTAATTCAGAAGCAACATCAGTAACTTGGGGTTGTTCTGGTGAATTTGATGCAACTGAAAAATCCGAAATAAGTTTTATTGAAGAAGGAGCATTTATATCAATACCAAAACAAATTCCACGTTCTGGatcaag ATGggaatttgaattaaaaacaatatcagaaagtggtttattattatacaatgcTGGACAAGCATCACATGCTGATTACTTGGGTATTGAATTGATTGACAGTAAAATAcgtttattaatgaataaaggTAATGGTGCAACTGaaatattacataaaatgTATGTATCTGATGGTAAATGgcacaaaattataattgaatttaatccaaattttattggtataacaattgatgaaaatagtgaaaaattaaatctacCATCTGGTGGTAATCGTTATCTTGATTTAGctgatatattatatattggtGGTACTGAATTAAATAAACGTGCACGTGCTATTGGTAAAGGTTTAAAATCTGGTGATCATAGTTTTATtggttgtattaaaaatatgttacttgataataatgaaattggtTTACCAAATGTCAAGATAAGCCAAGGTATTGTTGTTGGTTGTATATGGACATATCcatgttataatattaaaccaTGTATTGAAACATCAACATGTACACAACTTGGTGTACATTCATTTCAATGTATTTGTGATCAACCACATTGTGTCAAGACCGGTTATGTTGAACCATCAAAT atTAACGTTAGTCTTGCATTAAATCTTGAGATTGTAGCAGTGAAAAGCATTGTAGTGCCAGAAGGTGAACACACGTTGGTCACCACTAACAATATTGCAATGGTACTGGACATTGCCAAGTATGGAATGAACGAGAACGGGGTCATTTTCACTATGGTAGAACAGCCAAAACATGGTAAAATCACCTTGGATTCAACCACAACTACCACATCTTCATTTACTCTACACGACATTTACAGTAACAAG gtCCAGTATATTCATGATGGTAGTGAAAATGAAGAAGATTTTATGATATTGGAGGTAAAGCTGACAGTTGAAATTGGCTTCACGCTTCCTGAATATCTACAGAGTCGTCTGAGATTTCCCCTCAGTGTCAACGTTACGCCGGTGAACGACCCGCCTATTCTAGAAATACCAACAACCAAAGTCCTCAGGCTTGCACAA ggAACGAGAAAAATACTTAACAAAGAATTGGTATGGACTGTGGATCCAGATACATCAAATGACATGTTGATTTATACTGTTTTACGTGCTGATACTGATGCTGGACATGTTGAAAAACTCAATCATTCATCAAgtagaattgaaaaatttacacaagCTGAACTTTCACAGGGTCTTATATCTTATGTTCATCATGGaagtg caAAGCCAAATGCAATGCTGGGACTTCAGGTGAATGATGGAaatgaaaatagtaaaaaaacatttttacgAATAACAGCATATccattacaaataaaattaaaacacaatactggtattgttgttgttcatcgttcattttcatatttaacaccatttaatttatcatttgcaACAAATTCTGATGATACAAGTATATTAATACTATACACAATAATTGTACAACCACAATATGGCATATTAGAAGTtctaaattcatcaacaaacaCATGGTCAAGTGTTGAACAATTTACAAatcataatattgaattaaaacaaattaaatatttacatacaATTGGTAGTCCaacaaatgatatatttaaatttcaagcaTCAGTACGTGAACTTAAAACTCaacaaatttttgattttaaaatatcatttattgatatggaacttaaagaaataaataataaaaaaattgaatttacaaatacaaatgaaataataataacaaatgacaatataaaatatcaaacaaatccattattaacatcaacaaatatgattgaatataaaatgctaaataatccaaaatacggtattatttataacaaaaataaaatattgaataacaatGATATATTAACACAACATGACATTGACAATGGATCAATAAAATATCGTTTATACAAACGTGcatattcaaaaattgatgatgaaattaattttttaataaatgcacCACAATGTCAATCATTAACAGCAacattaacaattgaatatttaactgGTAAAAATACACGAGTAATACTTGATACAATTGAATCACTTGAAGTTGATGAAGGCTCAAAAGTACctttaaatattgcaaaaataaatccaaaagattttcaagttaatgatgtaatttataatataactgAATTACCAAAACATGGCTGGTTTATTttacaatcaaataataataaaacaacaacaacatttacatataatgaattaatgaataaatcaatatattatattcatgaTGATAGTGAAACAACAAATGATACATTTAGCTATGTTGgaatatcaaatgataatagtaataatgattttatgtatgttggaaaatttaatataacaattaatttaaaaaatgataatccaCCAATTAGATCAGGTATAACAATATTTGATGTTGTTATTAATGGTGaaagaataataacaaataacgaacttaattatattgatcatGATACTGGCACAAATACAAATGACATAATATATACTGTATCACATATAACAAAtggtaatatttataataatttaaatgaaaaaattgacaaatttacACAAAAAGATATTAATGAACGTAAAATTATCTTCAAACATAATGGTGATGTTAATGGACAGTTTGAATTTGATATTAGTGATGGTCTGTTTAAACATAATGATTTCTTAGAAATACATGCTAGTAAAccatatattaaatttcatgaaaGTAATGCAACAAttgtacaatttaataatacagttattctaaatataaatgattttaatattgatacaaatattgatattaattataatgatattatatataacataACAAGTCAACCAAAAcaaggaaaaataattatgaaaaataataatgaatgttATACATTTACACGTaatgatttgttaaataaattaatattatataaacatttagGTGGTTCATTAACAAAAGATGAATTTCGTattagaataaatataaatggtaTTTATAGTGAAACACGTATTATGATTAAAGTATATCCAAAATGTTATTGggaaacattaattattaaaaataataatataatatttgttgaagaAGCAACAAGTGTacttattaataaaagaagCTTAGAAATATTACATCCAAAAATATCACCAACTGAAATAACATATTTAATACGTGAATTACCAAAAAATGGTTATCTTGAAAtgcaaaatattaatgatggacataatattaataataatgaagaaataaaagatgattatgaaataaatcaaatacgTCATTTTGATCAAAGTGTTATTAATGAAGGACGTTTGTATTATGTACAATCAGTTGCTAatcaaacaaatgataattttataattgacgTTACAAATGGTATAACATGGATTCGTGgtattgtcattaattttattataataccagataaattatatattgaaagtGATAATATAAGTGTTATTGAAGGTAatagtatattattaaatagaaaaaaatttcatgttatAACAACATAttacaatgataaattaagtgattataaaattattgaaaaaccaaaacatggttatattattgatgtcaataaaaataataataatattaaaaaatttacacaaaaacaattggataataattgtattatgtATAAACATAATggtgatgaatttttatatgatttcatgaaaataattgcaaTTGCTGGTGATAAATCAAGTCAACCAATTGATATATGgataaatatacaacaaattAATGATGAGTTAccagttattattaaaaataataatattaaagtatGGCAAGGTGGTAATGTTGtaataacaaatgataatttattagcaattgataatgatacaTTGCCAAATGATTTGTTGTAtaatattagtattattaaaaatggttatttatcattaaaaaaatttccaagtattgaaatatataattttacacaaaaacaaattaatgatttatcaattatttttactcatACAAATGGTACTGatgctgttattttttttacattgtatGATGGTATACATACAATTACTGGAAATAATATAACTATTGATACAATAccaattaaattgaaaattattgaaaataatttacttaatatatttccattaacaagaaaaattattgttgataaaatattattaacaacatgTACGGATAATAGtagaaatgtattttatattatacgtCGTTCACCAAATCTTGGAAAGATAATTATGGAAACTAATGAGGGCACTTGGCATGAAGTTGACAGATTTACGCAGAAAGATTTGAATGAGAGTAAAGTTACTTATGAACACACCAAGCAGTTTATGGACTTGTCTACTAATGATTCATTCGTATTTGATGTTGAAACATATTTTGCTGAAACTATCAAGAATCAg attTTCCGAATAGATGTGTCAGTATCAAGTGGTGGACTTGGAAGATATATTGTATCATCTCCAATTCATGTTGAGGAAGGTGGTTCAACTGAGATATCAATGAATATTAGTGGTATAATTGGATATTTACGTACAAAAACAGGAATTGAAAATCCTTCAGTAATAACAACATTAACAAATCAACCAAAACATGGTCATGTTATGTTAATGCctgatttaaatataacaaaattttcacaatcacaaattgaagataaaaaaatagccTATTATCATGATCATTCAGATAGTATTGATGATcatattgatttatcattataccTAATACCAGGTTATATTATGTTATGTAATACAagtatacaaataataatatcaccaATAAATGATCAACCATTTAAACTTGTTACAAAATCACCATTTATAACTGTTGTACAAAATCAAAGTCAAACAATAACaagaaatgatttattaacaattgatcCAGATACAACACCAGATGAATTAATATATGATATGATATCTGGTACAACTGCTGGacatttattactattatcaattgaacaaAATTCATCAGAAGTACgacaagttaataaatttagtcAACTTGATGTTGATTCAAATAGATTAATATATGAACATAGTGGTTCATCACAAGCagcatcattttattttcgtgTATCTGATGGACGTTTTACACCAGTATATACACTATTTAATGTACATGTTAtaccaattaaattaaatgtaacaaCACCCAGTTCATTGACATTACAACAAGGTATTAATATGGCAATATTAACTGaagataatattaaacttGATACAAATGCTAGACAAGAACatgttatatatacattaactAAATTACCAAAATATGGTACattatatgttaaaaatttagaagcaacaacatttaaacatactgatttattatcaaaaattgttgtttatgTACAAACTGATATGTCATCATCAAAtgatagtttaattttatcatcacgtATTAgtgattatattataaatgatattaaaattataattaaagttATACCATTAATGTTAATACGTCAAATGACTGTATTTTctggtgaaaaaaatcaacttaatttaaaatatatggatGCAACACCACTAGCTGAAGCAACAAGCAGTAAtccaatatattatattacaacaaaatcacgttattgtaaaattaaacgtATTTTACGTAATTCTGGTGAAAAACGTAGTACACGTGAACGTGAAATATCACGTTTTTCACATAGTGAAATAATAACTGgtgttatatttattgtatgtaAACGTATACCAATAAATGACATTGATggtttaaatgataattttgaatttaatttatctggtTCAATTTATCAGCCAGCAAAtggtatatttaatattaaaattaaaattgatccagatattaataataatacattagaAGGACCAATGGATCCAGTTGGTCATGAAGGTGAAATGTCAATTGCTCCAAATATGTCACaagattatattatattattaagtatgttatttggtttatttatattaagtATATTAGTtgttattacaattaaatgtcgacgtaaaaaatataaaaatacaacaacaaataataatataaataataataataataatatgttaaataaacaaaatgaaatgacaCCGACAATTGGTGTTATACCATTACCAAGACCACCAGATCATTTAATGCCAACAACACCACATTTAAAAAGATTTGTTAATGATCATATGGATATGACATCAAGTACACCATTACCAACACATTCAACAATGACAACATCAACATTACCACAATGTAAAGTTATACCattaaatcaaattgaaaGTGTTGCTAGTTCAGATGCTGATGTATCAGCAAGATATCCATATGGTGTtgctgataatgatgattgGAGTAGTTTTGATACTGCTGATTTACCATGTTCACAAAATACTGTTAGACGAACAAATCCATTATTAAGAAGAAATCAATATTGGGTCTAG
- the LOC122851712 gene encoding pre-rRNA-processing protein TSR2 homolog isoform X2, giving the protein MANTKDFFHGVAQRILSNWTALKIAVEHGFGERDYAVELPSYMTETFYTNDNPTTDDIAGVLEEYMDNYFNTELDDNSSTQVAEHMCKFYRYCLEGNETIAIAEKEKLPALQTWILSRDELRQMGVREPIIIVNESDDDSESDEADEDVGNKMEDDDWVEVKPRRKNTINATNLLCKQKNE; this is encoded by the exons atggcAAATActaaagatttttttcatgGAGTGGCACAAAGAATTTTAAGTAATTGGACAGCATTaaag atagCTGTTGAACATGGTTTTGGAGAAAGAGATTATGCTGTTGAACTTCCTTCATATATGACAGAAACATTTTACACAAATG ATAATCCAACAACTGATGATATTGCTGGAGTATTGGAGGAGTATatggataattatttcaatactgAATTAGATGACAACAGTTCAACTCAAGTTGCTGAACATATGTGTAAATTTTATCGTTATTGTTTAGAAGGTAATGAGACAATTGCCATtgctgaaaaagaaaaattaccaGCACTACAAACATGGATACTCAGCAGAGATGAACTTAGACAAATGGGTGTACGAGaaccaataataattgtaaatgaaaGTGATGATGACAGTGAAAGTGACGAAGCTGATGAAGATGTTGGTAATAAAATGGAAGACGATGACTGGGTTGAAGTTAAACCAAGAaggaaaaa taCCATCAATGCCACCAATTTATTgtgcaaacaaaaaaatgagtaa
- the LOC122851712 gene encoding pre-rRNA-processing protein TSR2 homolog isoform X1, with protein MANTKDFFHGVAQRILSNWTALKIAVEHGFGERDYAVELPSYMTETFYTNDNPTTDDIAGVLEEYMDNYFNTELDDNSSTQVAEHMCKFYRYCLEGNETIAIAEKEKLPALQTWILSRDELRQMGVREPIIIVNESDDDSESDEADEDVGNKMEDDDWVEVKPRRKNLLVDSTNHPTISIHVGLNTTQIFS; from the exons atggcAAATActaaagatttttttcatgGAGTGGCACAAAGAATTTTAAGTAATTGGACAGCATTaaag atagCTGTTGAACATGGTTTTGGAGAAAGAGATTATGCTGTTGAACTTCCTTCATATATGACAGAAACATTTTACACAAATG ATAATCCAACAACTGATGATATTGCTGGAGTATTGGAGGAGTATatggataattatttcaatactgAATTAGATGACAACAGTTCAACTCAAGTTGCTGAACATATGTGTAAATTTTATCGTTATTGTTTAGAAGGTAATGAGACAATTGCCATtgctgaaaaagaaaaattaccaGCACTACAAACATGGATACTCAGCAGAGATGAACTTAGACAAATGGGTGTACGAGaaccaataataattgtaaatgaaaGTGATGATGACAGTGAAAGTGACGAAGCTGATGAAGATGTTGGTAATAAAATGGAAGACGATGACTGGGTTGAAGTTAAACCAAGAaggaaaaa CTTATTGGTTGACTCAACAAATCATCCAACAATATCAATTCATGTTGGCTTAAATACAacacaaatattttcataa
- the LOC122851712 gene encoding pre-rRNA-processing protein TSR2 homolog isoform X3: MANTKDFFHGVAQRILSNWTALKIAVEHGFGERDYAVELPSYMTETFYTNDNPTTDDIAGVLEEYMDNYFNTELDDNSSTQVAEHMCKFYRYCLEGNETIAIAEKEKLPALQTWILSRDELRQMGVREPIIIVNESDDDSESDEADEDVGNKMEDDDWVEVKPRRKN; the protein is encoded by the exons atggcAAATActaaagatttttttcatgGAGTGGCACAAAGAATTTTAAGTAATTGGACAGCATTaaag atagCTGTTGAACATGGTTTTGGAGAAAGAGATTATGCTGTTGAACTTCCTTCATATATGACAGAAACATTTTACACAAATG ATAATCCAACAACTGATGATATTGCTGGAGTATTGGAGGAGTATatggataattatttcaatactgAATTAGATGACAACAGTTCAACTCAAGTTGCTGAACATATGTGTAAATTTTATCGTTATTGTTTAGAAGGTAATGAGACAATTGCCATtgctgaaaaagaaaaattaccaGCACTACAAACATGGATACTCAGCAGAGATGAACTTAGACAAATGGGTGTACGAGaaccaataataattgtaaatgaaaGTGATGATGACAGTGAAAGTGACGAAGCTGATGAAGATGTTGGTAATAAAATGGAAGACGATGACTGGGTTGAAGTTAAACCAAGAaggaaaaa ttga